The proteins below come from a single Candidatus Methylomirabilota bacterium genomic window:
- a CDS encoding efflux transporter outer membrane subunit yields MTSGARALRALGVVLPLVLALGGCMVGPNFQPPKVSVATSWQDTADQRVGTGATTYRDWWKTFGDPALDRLVEHAYRDNLTLRQAGVRVLQARAQLGVAVGEIFPQTQQAVGAVQYIRTSDRAPTSTAFSGSFAYWQSEIGAQATWELDFWGRIRRGIESADANLLVTLADYDTTLVTLTADVANAYIALRTAEERIRIARANVEIQEETLKIVEAKFTYGTVTQLDVEQARTVLLNTRATVPTLEAQLRQARDALSALLGMPPSDLGDLLTGPSRIPVSPPQIIVGIPADLLRRRPDLRSAEMQAAAQSAQIGVAKADLLPAFSLIGNLVLLSTDLGTFRLSDMFRWGSRQVQVGPSVQWNILNYGQLSNNVRAQDARFQQLLLAYQQAVLVAQQDVQDNLVAFLRAQDRADLLARSVTSSRTAVDLAVLQYREGVTDFTTVLTAQQTLLTQQDSLASTLGGISTSLVGVYRALGGGWEIREGEELVPPELRAEMQQRTNWGNLLAPAHYNLPASREPKATPRFPDW; encoded by the coding sequence ATGACTTCGGGAGCGCGCGCGCTCCGCGCCCTCGGCGTGGTGCTGCCGCTCGTCCTCGCGCTCGGGGGCTGCATGGTCGGGCCGAACTTCCAGCCGCCGAAGGTGAGCGTGGCGACGAGCTGGCAGGACACCGCGGATCAGCGGGTCGGCACCGGGGCCACCACGTACCGCGACTGGTGGAAGACCTTCGGCGACCCGGCCCTGGACCGCCTCGTCGAGCACGCCTACCGGGACAACCTCACGCTTCGACAGGCGGGCGTGCGGGTCCTGCAGGCCCGGGCCCAGCTGGGCGTCGCGGTCGGTGAGATCTTTCCGCAAACGCAGCAGGCCGTCGGGGCGGTGCAGTACATCCGGACGAGCGATCGGGCCCCGACGTCCACCGCCTTCTCCGGCAGCTTCGCCTACTGGCAATCCGAGATCGGGGCCCAGGCCACCTGGGAGCTGGACTTCTGGGGACGGATCCGCCGGGGCATCGAATCGGCCGACGCCAACCTGCTCGTGACGCTCGCGGACTACGACACCACGCTGGTCACGTTGACCGCGGATGTCGCGAACGCCTACATCGCGCTCCGCACCGCCGAGGAGCGTATCCGCATCGCCCGCGCGAACGTGGAGATCCAGGAGGAGACCCTCAAGATCGTGGAGGCCAAGTTCACCTACGGCACGGTGACCCAGCTCGATGTCGAGCAGGCCCGGACCGTGCTCTTGAACACGCGGGCGACGGTTCCGACCCTGGAGGCCCAGCTCCGTCAGGCGCGCGATGCGCTCAGCGCCCTGCTGGGCATGCCCCCGAGCGATCTGGGCGACCTGCTGACCGGTCCGTCGCGAATTCCCGTCTCGCCGCCCCAGATCATCGTGGGCATTCCGGCCGATCTGCTGCGCCGGCGGCCGGACCTCCGCAGCGCCGAGATGCAGGCGGCGGCTCAATCCGCCCAGATCGGCGTGGCCAAGGCGGATCTGCTCCCCGCCTTTTCCCTGATCGGCAATCTCGTCCTCCTCTCGACGGATCTGGGGACCTTCCGGCTCAGCGACATGTTCCGCTGGGGGTCTCGCCAGGTTCAGGTCGGGCCCTCCGTGCAGTGGAACATCCTCAACTACGGCCAGCTCTCGAACAACGTGCGGGCGCAGGACGCGCGCTTCCAGCAGCTGCTGCTGGCCTATCAGCAGGCGGTGCTCGTCGCGCAGCAGGACGTGCAGGACAACCTGGTCGCGTTTCTCCGCGCTCAGGACCGCGCCGACCTGCTGGCCCGCAGCGTGACCTCCAGCCGGACGGCGGTCGACCTCGCGGTGCTGCAGTACCGCGAGGGCGTGACCGACTTCACCACGGTCCTGACCGCGCAGCAGACCCTCCTGACTCAGCAGGACAGCCTGGCGAGCACGCTCGGCGGCATCTCGACGAGCCTCGTCGGCGTCTACCGGGCGCTGGGAGGCGGCTGGGAGATCCGGGAGGGTGAGGAGCTCGTGCCGCCCGAGCTGCGGGCCGAGATGCAGCAGCGCACGAACTGGGGCAATCTGCTCGCCCCCGCGCATTACAACCTGCCGGCCTCTCGTGAGCCGAAGGCGACGCCACGGTTTCCGGACTGGTGA
- the odhB gene encoding 2-oxoglutarate dehydrogenase complex dihydrolipoyllysine-residue succinyltransferase codes for MRVELRVPAAGESITEVQVADWLKRAGDPVRQDEAVVLLETDKAAMELPSPVAGVLAEIVKQKGETAKVGEVLAYVEDAPVGEAPAPKKEAPAAQPTKPTPAARPRKPSPAAQPTTSPAAESPRVMPGARRLMAERGIEADEVAPTGPGGRLLKEDVVRHLDQAREPAGAAAPVGPEAAAPATAAPAAAAPTSPRPGAGSRVAAAREEEAVPMSPLRRRVAERLVQAQQTAALLTTFNEIDMSAVMALRRAHQEAFQQRHGVKLGFMSFFVKTVIEALKQCPELNGEIRGTDIVYRNYFDVGIAVGGGRGLVVPVLRHAERLSFAEIERAIADFAGRAQANKLTPDELQGGTFTISNGGVYGSLLSTPIVNPPQSGVLGLHVIQDRPVAREGQVVIRSMMYVALTYDHRIVDGREAVGFLKHVKECMEEPARLLLEM; via the coding sequence ATGCGAGTTGAGCTGCGCGTGCCGGCCGCGGGCGAGTCGATCACCGAAGTCCAGGTCGCGGACTGGCTCAAGCGAGCCGGCGACCCGGTACGGCAGGACGAGGCGGTCGTGCTGCTCGAGACCGACAAGGCGGCGATGGAGCTGCCGTCGCCGGTGGCCGGCGTGCTCGCCGAGATCGTGAAGCAGAAGGGGGAAACCGCGAAGGTCGGCGAGGTGCTGGCGTACGTGGAAGACGCGCCGGTTGGGGAGGCACCCGCCCCGAAGAAAGAGGCGCCTGCCGCCCAGCCGACGAAGCCGACGCCCGCGGCCCGACCAAGGAAGCCATCGCCGGCTGCCCAGCCCACCACGAGCCCGGCGGCGGAGTCGCCACGCGTGATGCCGGGCGCACGTCGGCTCATGGCGGAGCGGGGGATCGAGGCCGATGAGGTGGCCCCTACCGGGCCGGGCGGCCGGCTCCTGAAGGAGGACGTGGTCCGCCATCTCGACCAGGCGCGAGAGCCCGCGGGCGCGGCAGCGCCGGTGGGGCCGGAGGCGGCTGCCCCGGCGACGGCCGCGCCCGCCGCGGCGGCGCCGACGTCCCCACGGCCCGGGGCCGGGTCGCGGGTGGCGGCGGCGCGCGAGGAGGAAGCGGTGCCGATGAGCCCGCTGCGGCGCCGCGTCGCCGAGCGACTGGTCCAGGCGCAGCAGACCGCGGCGCTGCTGACGACGTTCAACGAGATCGACATGTCCGCGGTCATGGCGCTGCGGCGCGCTCACCAGGAGGCGTTTCAGCAGCGGCACGGCGTGAAGCTCGGCTTCATGTCGTTCTTCGTCAAGACGGTGATCGAAGCCCTCAAGCAGTGCCCCGAGCTGAACGGCGAGATCCGCGGCACCGACATCGTCTATCGCAACTACTTCGATGTCGGGATCGCGGTCGGGGGCGGGCGCGGGCTGGTGGTGCCGGTCCTCCGCCATGCGGAGCGGTTGAGCTTCGCCGAGATCGAGCGGGCCATCGCCGATTTCGCCGGCCGTGCCCAGGCGAACAAGCTCACGCCGGACGAGCTGCAAGGGGGGACGTTCACGATCTCGAACGGCGGCGTCTACGGCTCGCTGCTGTCGACGCCGATCGTGAACCCTCCGCAGAGTGGCGTCCTCGGCCTGCACGTGATCCAGGACCGTCCGGTCGCGCGGGAGGGTCAGGTGGTCATCCGCTCGATGATGTACGTCGCGCTCACCTACGACCACCGGATCGTGGACGGCCGGGAAGCGGTGGGCTTCCTGAAGCACGTGAAGGAGTGCATGGAGGAGCCGGCCCGTCTCCTGCTGGAGATGTGA
- the lpdA gene encoding dihydrolipoyl dehydrogenase, whose translation MAPRPQHDLVVIGAGPGGYVAAIRAAQLGLNVACVEREPVLGGTCLRVGCIPSKALLESSELYASCRGGLEAHGIRLGAVTLDLPAMLRRKDETVSGLTRGIDGLFRKHRITRYTGQARIAGPRQVTVESEKETVGVTARRILIATGSASAALPGVALDGDRIGTSTEALSYPDVPEHLVVIGAGYIGLELGSVWRRLGARVTVVEYLDRILPGVDAEIAAEARRSFERQGLEFHLGTGVTGARVEGDRCVVECGDAKPLHGDRVLVAVGRRPMTEGLGLDAVGITLDAQGRIPVDERFATGADSVFAIGDVIRGPMLAHKAQEEGIACVETLAGGAGHVNYDAIPSVVYTAPEIASVGRSEDELQRADVEYRRGVFPFAANGRARALGHPEGRVKVLADKKTDRVLGVHIIGPRAGDLIAEATAAMEFGASSEDIARTCHAHPTLAEALREAALAVDGRAIHV comes from the coding sequence GTGGCGCCCCGCCCGCAGCACGACCTGGTCGTGATCGGCGCCGGCCCCGGCGGGTACGTGGCGGCCATCCGGGCCGCCCAGCTCGGATTGAACGTGGCGTGCGTGGAGCGCGAGCCCGTGCTCGGCGGGACGTGCTTGCGGGTGGGCTGCATCCCCAGCAAGGCGCTGCTCGAATCGAGCGAGCTCTACGCCTCCTGCCGGGGCGGCCTCGAGGCGCACGGCATCCGGCTCGGCGCCGTCACGCTCGACCTGCCGGCCATGCTCCGCCGCAAGGACGAGACGGTGTCGGGGCTCACGCGGGGGATCGACGGATTGTTCCGGAAGCACCGGATCACGCGCTACACCGGGCAGGCGCGGATCGCGGGCCCGCGCCAGGTCACCGTGGAGAGCGAGAAGGAGACGGTGGGCGTCACCGCGCGGCGCATCCTCATCGCGACGGGCAGCGCGTCCGCCGCGCTGCCCGGCGTGGCGCTGGACGGCGACCGCATCGGCACCAGCACCGAGGCGCTGAGCTACCCCGACGTTCCGGAGCACCTGGTGGTGATCGGCGCCGGCTACATCGGGCTGGAGCTGGGATCGGTGTGGCGGCGGCTGGGGGCCCGGGTCACCGTCGTCGAGTACCTGGATCGCATCCTCCCCGGCGTGGACGCGGAGATCGCCGCGGAGGCCCGGCGCTCGTTCGAGCGGCAGGGCCTCGAATTTCACCTCGGCACTGGCGTCACCGGTGCGCGCGTGGAGGGCGACCGCTGCGTCGTCGAGTGCGGGGACGCCAAGCCCCTCCACGGTGACCGGGTCCTGGTCGCGGTCGGGCGGCGGCCGATGACCGAGGGGCTCGGCCTCGACGCGGTCGGGATCACGCTGGACGCGCAGGGCCGGATTCCCGTGGACGAGCGCTTCGCCACCGGCGCCGACTCCGTGTTCGCCATCGGCGACGTGATTCGCGGTCCCATGCTGGCCCACAAGGCACAGGAGGAGGGGATCGCCTGTGTCGAGACGCTCGCGGGCGGGGCCGGGCACGTCAACTACGACGCCATCCCGAGCGTGGTGTACACCGCGCCCGAGATCGCGTCGGTCGGCCGGAGCGAAGACGAGCTCCAGCGCGCCGACGTCGAGTATCGCCGGGGGGTGTTCCCCTTCGCGGCCAACGGTCGCGCCCGCGCCCTGGGCCACCCCGAAGGCCGGGTCAAGGTGCTGGCCGACAAGAAGACCGACCGCGTGCTCGGCGTTCACATCATCGGCCCGCGCGCCGGTGACCTCATCGCCGAGGCCACCGCCGCGATGGAGTTCGGCGCGAGCAGCGAGGATATCGCGCGCACCTGCCACGCTCATCCGACCCTGGCCGAGGCGCTGCGGGAGGCGGCCCTCGCGGTGGACGGCCGCGCGATCCACGTCTGA